A portion of the Sulfuricurvum kujiense DSM 16994 genome contains these proteins:
- a CDS encoding monooxygenase: protein MRYLLQVDFPHNGPFGDELSTAMEDLAKDIANEKGLISKLWTENEATKEAGGIYLFDNEEDAQRYLKKHTERLQAFGYSNIRGKIFAVNEALSALSIPTK, encoded by the coding sequence ATGAGATACCTTCTGCAAGTCGATTTTCCCCATAACGGACCGTTCGGTGACGAACTGAGCACGGCAATGGAAGATTTGGCAAAAGACATCGCGAATGAAAAAGGGCTGATTTCAAAGCTGTGGACGGAAAACGAAGCGACCAAGGAAGCAGGGGGGATATATCTGTTTGATAATGAAGAGGATGCGCAACGGTATTTGAAAAAACATACGGAGCGCCTACAGGCATTCGGATACAGCAATATACGGGGCAAGATTTTTGCGGTGAACGAAGCGCTGAGCGCGTTGTCGATTCCGACGAAATAA
- a CDS encoding DnaJ domain-containing protein, whose amino-acid sequence MQEIEYEEWIIWNASLGIRDFVTIGRIDTTESVAWLDAPYDMVGPFSLDELITDGFIRFAACAVMSKQRWQTDREALREEALNKRRKAQKEFYDELERHNRRKINAMQCSQREYRSVLNLPQIGALELSQIKSAYRKAAKKAHPDAGGSQEMFIRIKEACDALLELV is encoded by the coding sequence ATGCAAGAGATCGAATATGAAGAGTGGATCATTTGGAACGCTTCATTGGGTATCCGCGATTTTGTCACCATCGGTCGTATCGACACCACTGAGAGCGTCGCATGGCTGGATGCCCCTTATGACATGGTAGGACCGTTTTCTCTGGATGAACTCATCACTGACGGGTTCATCCGTTTTGCCGCGTGCGCCGTCATGTCCAAACAGCGATGGCAAACCGACCGGGAAGCGCTGAGAGAAGAGGCGCTGAACAAACGCCGCAAAGCTCAAAAAGAGTTCTATGATGAACTCGAACGGCACAACCGACGCAAGATAAACGCCATGCAATGCAGCCAAAGGGAGTATCGTTCCGTATTGAACCTCCCCCAGATAGGTGCGCTGGAACTTTCCCAGATCAAATCCGCCTACCGAAAGGCCGCTAAAAAAGCTCACCCCGACGCCGGAGGCTCTCAGGAGATGTTTATCCGCATCAAAGAGGCATGCGACGCTCTGCTGGAGTTGGTATAG
- a CDS encoding LptF/LptG family permease, protein MDKLRRYILSNLSILFFSIFLPLFAIASVIFMIKLATYTAVIQITLSEMAKLYLFVVPELLFYTLPIAFVVGGALALYRLSNDNEMVVVFSLGISPLFVARILAVPALLLSLLLFVNFVVVTPYIKIISANFLEKKRAEAKFNLGASEFGHHFGDWMLFINKNDPQSRVFGDVILFNKSMKDEILIKADKAELINKQGVLQLRLDNGVSYSYDNILLRTMLFKTGYINDKLSTDPMVYRNTLDYWTNNELRERKTQRFITNTLLSLFPLISVFLMIALGIVHARHQKRWIYLWLFLSIVGFYAAAIITQQWLGFHTIWVVTLVWLIITYSFYKRLVGSRF, encoded by the coding sequence ATGGATAAATTACGCCGATATATCCTCTCCAATCTTTCGATCCTCTTTTTTTCGATTTTTTTACCTCTATTTGCTATCGCTTCGGTCATTTTTATGATCAAGCTCGCCACCTATACGGCGGTCATTCAGATCACACTCTCAGAGATGGCGAAACTCTATCTTTTTGTCGTTCCCGAGCTCCTTTTTTACACGCTCCCCATCGCTTTCGTCGTCGGCGGCGCGCTGGCACTGTACCGCCTCTCCAACGACAACGAGATGGTAGTTGTCTTCTCACTTGGGATATCTCCCCTCTTTGTGGCACGGATATTAGCCGTCCCTGCACTGCTTCTTTCGCTTTTGCTGTTTGTCAATTTTGTCGTCGTCACCCCTTACATCAAAATCATCTCCGCCAATTTTTTGGAGAAAAAAAGGGCGGAAGCCAAATTCAATCTGGGTGCTTCGGAGTTCGGACACCATTTCGGCGACTGGATGCTCTTCATCAACAAAAACGATCCGCAATCGCGTGTTTTCGGGGATGTCATCCTTTTTAACAAATCGATGAAAGACGAAATCCTCATTAAAGCCGACAAAGCTGAATTGATCAATAAACAAGGGGTCTTACAGCTGCGATTGGACAACGGCGTAAGCTACAGCTATGACAATATTCTTCTTCGAACCATGCTGTTTAAAACCGGCTATATCAACGACAAGCTCTCCACCGATCCGATGGTATACCGCAATACGCTCGATTATTGGACCAATAACGAACTGCGTGAACGGAAAACCCAACGCTTTATTACCAACACTCTGCTCAGCCTCTTTCCCCTTATCTCCGTCTTCTTGATGATTGCGCTGGGGATTGTCCATGCCCGACACCAAAAACGGTGGATATACCTGTGGCTTTTTCTCTCCATCGTCGGTTTTTATGCGGCGGCCATCATCACTCAGCAATGGCTCGGATTTCACACGATATGGGTCGTCACTTTGGTATGGCTGATCATCACCTACAGTTTTTATAAACGTCTGGTAGGGAGCCGTTTTTGA
- a CDS encoding di-trans,poly-cis-decaprenylcistransferase: MSNLPSHIAIIMDGNGRWAEAQGKNRTYGHEKGAETVRAITTYCARHSEIDRLTLYAFSTENWKRPKIEVEFLMKLLERYLKSERSTYLEGNIRFEPIGDLSIFSKSLRSVIDDVQNATAQCDGLTQCLALNYGGRDEIVRAANALRENGPLSVETLTRALDCTHDVDLLIRTGGDHRLSNFLLWQAAYAELFFTKTLWPEFTTDELESIIKKFRTVERRFGGLN, encoded by the coding sequence ATGAGCAATCTCCCCAGCCATATCGCGATCATCATGGACGGAAACGGCCGCTGGGCTGAAGCTCAGGGAAAAAACCGAACCTACGGACATGAAAAAGGGGCGGAGACCGTACGTGCCATCACTACCTACTGCGCCCGCCATAGCGAAATTGACCGACTTACCCTTTATGCGTTCAGTACCGAAAACTGGAAACGGCCGAAAATCGAAGTCGAATTTTTGATGAAGCTTTTGGAACGCTATCTCAAAAGCGAACGCTCCACCTATCTGGAAGGGAATATCCGATTCGAGCCGATCGGCGATCTGAGCATATTTTCCAAATCGCTTCGAAGCGTTATCGACGATGTCCAAAACGCGACTGCACAATGCGACGGCCTGACGCAGTGTCTGGCACTGAACTACGGAGGACGCGACGAAATCGTCCGTGCCGCCAACGCTCTGCGTGAAAACGGCCCTCTAAGCGTAGAAACGCTTACCCGCGCCCTCGACTGCACCCACGACGTCGATCTGCTGATCCGGACGGGGGGAGACCACCGCCTCTCGAACTTTCTTTTATGGCAGGCGGCGTATGCGGAGCTGTTTTTTACCAAAACCCTTTGGCCCGAATTCACGACCGATGAACTCGAATCGATAATCAAAAAATTTAGAACCGTTGAGAGACGTTTCGGAGGATTGAACTGA
- a CDS encoding OmpA family protein — MRFATVSILCGVMLLSTGCVSSKTHEATLQELENTRSALASAQRTVNEQKLQIKRNQEEIERYNKEINELKTKKQELEAEYQKLQASLNTTRMELAEKQSMLNLTEKQLKTLRQIEAETQKRNEIYARFVGKLQKMIDAGKLTVSIENGRLVINLPENVLFPTGRTTLNAGGSETLKEIADVLKELPERRFQIEGHTDTVPIHNDRFASNWELSSGRALRVVHLMIDEGVQPANISAAGYGEFQPRADNNTTEGKALNRRIEIVMLPNLDLLSNELPKLPPSK, encoded by the coding sequence ATGAGATTCGCAACCGTATCCATCCTATGTGGCGTAATGTTACTCAGTACCGGATGTGTCAGTTCAAAGACACATGAGGCAACATTACAAGAACTTGAAAACACACGGAGCGCTTTAGCTTCGGCACAAAGAACCGTCAACGAACAAAAGCTCCAGATCAAACGTAACCAAGAAGAGATCGAGCGCTACAACAAAGAGATCAATGAGCTGAAAACGAAAAAGCAGGAACTCGAAGCGGAGTATCAAAAACTTCAGGCATCTTTGAATACAACCCGTATGGAACTGGCCGAAAAACAATCCATGCTTAATCTCACCGAAAAGCAGCTCAAAACGCTCCGACAGATCGAAGCAGAGACCCAAAAACGCAACGAAATCTACGCCCGTTTTGTCGGAAAACTGCAAAAAATGATCGATGCGGGCAAACTGACGGTATCCATCGAAAACGGACGCCTTGTCATCAACCTGCCTGAAAATGTCCTCTTTCCGACAGGGCGCACTACCCTAAATGCCGGAGGTAGCGAAACGCTCAAAGAGATCGCCGATGTCCTCAAAGAGCTGCCGGAGCGCCGTTTCCAAATCGAGGGACATACCGACACCGTGCCGATCCATAACGACCGCTTCGCCAGCAACTGGGAGCTCTCATCCGGACGTGCGCTGAGGGTTGTGCATCTGATGATCGATGAGGGGGTACAGCCTGCGAACATTTCGGCAGCCGGCTACGGAGAGTTCCAGCCCCGCGCTGATAACAATACCACAGAGGGGAAAGCGCTTAACCGCCGTATCGAGATCGTCATGCTTCCGAATCTCGATCTCCTCTCCAACGAGCTTCCTAAGTTGCCTCCGTCAAAATAA
- the truA gene encoding tRNA pseudouridine(38-40) synthase TruA encodes MSRVKITLSYNGSAFMGSQQQPNTDNTVMGHLITVLHRLKITATPKASGRTDRGVHATHQVIHVDLPDFWTDLHRLREMLNVQLPPSMRIQRIEFVEDDFHARYSAKRRVYRYVIKEGLSNPFEDNFITFVPSLNREAICDAIGCFVGTHDFEFFKKSGNDLEHHTRIIYRAYAYSYKGHFIIVFEGNGFLRSQIRLMVGFLLRISAGKATKEQLIEQINCVKRHTTDIAPHNGLYLTHIKY; translated from the coding sequence TTGAGCCGTGTAAAAATAACACTGAGCTACAACGGCTCGGCGTTCATGGGGTCTCAACAGCAGCCCAATACCGATAACACCGTGATGGGACATCTTATCACCGTCTTGCATCGGCTTAAAATCACCGCCACCCCGAAAGCTTCAGGACGCACCGATCGCGGCGTTCACGCTACCCATCAGGTTATCCATGTCGATCTCCCCGATTTTTGGACCGACCTGCACCGTCTTCGTGAAATGCTCAACGTTCAGCTCCCCCCCTCCATGCGGATACAGCGCATCGAGTTCGTGGAGGATGATTTTCATGCCCGCTACAGTGCCAAGCGCCGTGTCTATCGATACGTCATCAAAGAGGGACTTAGCAATCCGTTCGAGGATAACTTTATCACGTTCGTCCCGAGCCTCAACCGTGAAGCAATTTGTGATGCGATAGGCTGTTTCGTCGGAACCCATGATTTCGAGTTTTTTAAAAAAAGCGGCAACGATTTGGAACACCATACCCGAATCATCTACCGTGCCTATGCCTACTCGTACAAAGGGCACTTTATCATCGTTTTCGAAGGAAACGGCTTCTTACGCTCCCAAATCCGCCTGATGGTCGGTTTTTTGCTCCGTATATCGGCGGGGAAAGCGACGAAAGAACAGCTGATAGAACAAATCAACTGTGTAAAGCGCCATACTACCGATATTGCGCCGCATAATGGGCTTTATCTTACCCACATTAAATACTAG
- a CDS encoding prepilin peptidase, with protein MELAFIFVLGAAIGSFLNVVILRIPLNENISFPASHCMSCSTPLRFWHNIPILSWLFLHGKCAFCGEKISMQYPLIELLSGLIFLFSALKFGLTFQALGIAVTFDFLLALSAIDYRYKMVPDSLNLGALTVAVFSVTSLESLGYNVTNALLFAGGFSLLRFYISYIIKKEAMGEADIMIAATMGALLGIKLGLAAVFLGAVLALPALILTRDETEESKELPFIPFLAMGCWIVLMFDTYVNNILVGIYG; from the coding sequence ATGGAATTAGCTTTTATTTTTGTTTTGGGAGCTGCGATAGGCTCTTTTTTGAATGTCGTGATACTCCGTATTCCGTTGAATGAGAATATATCTTTCCCCGCATCGCACTGTATGAGCTGCAGTACGCCGTTGCGTTTTTGGCACAATATCCCGATCCTCTCTTGGCTGTTTCTCCACGGTAAATGTGCATTTTGCGGTGAAAAGATTTCGATGCAGTACCCGCTGATTGAGCTTCTCAGCGGCCTTATTTTTCTCTTCAGCGCACTGAAATTCGGACTGACGTTCCAAGCGCTCGGCATCGCCGTAACGTTTGATTTCCTCCTTGCCCTCTCCGCCATCGACTACCGCTACAAAATGGTACCGGACAGCCTCAACCTCGGTGCACTCACCGTTGCCGTTTTCAGCGTAACCTCATTGGAGAGTCTCGGTTACAACGTTACGAACGCCCTGCTGTTTGCCGGAGGTTTTTCACTTCTGCGTTTTTACATCTCCTATATCATCAAAAAAGAGGCTATGGGTGAAGCGGACATTATGATTGCCGCGACGATGGGGGCATTACTGGGAATCAAACTGGGACTGGCAGCCGTCTTTCTGGGCGCCGTTTTGGCCCTTCCGGCACTGATTCTTACCCGTGATGAAACCGAAGAGTCCAAAGAGCTTCCGTTTATCCCGTTTTTAGCGATGGGATGCTGGATCGTTTTGATGTTTGACACGTATGTCAATAATATTTTGGTGGGTATTTATGGATAA
- the htpG gene encoding molecular chaperone HtpG, producing the protein MAKHQFQTEVSQILHLMIHSLYSNKEIFVRELVSNSSDALDKLNMLVLTDENYKGVNFAPRIDIVIDKEAKTLSISDTGIGMNETDLVENLGTIAKSGTKAFLEKLSGDQKKDSKLIGQFGVGFYASFMVADKVEVISRKAGEESAYKWSSMAGSEYDIEPATRDSHGTTIIMHLKDDEAEFLETHRIDSIVKKYSNHIPFPIFMDKEEWVAPAEGEEKGHNEIVNKQINKANALWTISKNDISDEEYKDFYSSIAHDSSEPLIWMHNKAEGALEYTTLFYVPSKAPMDLYRVDYQSGIKLYINRVFITDDEKELMPTYLRFLRGVIDSADLPLNVSREILQSNRVMAKIKNASVKKVLGELAKLAENDTEKYDAFYKEFGNVLKEGLYSDFGNREKILELLKLNTLNAHEPVMFSKFVEGVDAEKKEIYYITAKMSLQMLKNSPALERFKAKGIDVLVLNEEIDTIVFPMVSEYNDYKFVNVTDAKLEESEEEKKEHEEKAKSLEGFVGQLQNALGENVSKVETTFDLTESAVCLKVDKEDQGYMMAQMMKQFGNMGGDFPAPKPILQINPNHELIKKLSDSADMNLIDDAAHVLLDQAKLYEGETLADTAGFIARLNRIMAKAL; encoded by the coding sequence ATGGCAAAACATCAGTTCCAGACTGAAGTCTCACAAATCTTGCATCTCATGATCCACTCTTTGTACTCCAACAAAGAGATTTTCGTCCGCGAGTTGGTTTCCAACAGCTCCGACGCACTTGATAAACTAAACATGCTCGTCCTTACCGACGAAAACTACAAAGGGGTCAACTTCGCTCCGCGCATCGACATCGTCATCGACAAAGAGGCGAAAACACTCTCTATCAGCGATACGGGTATCGGTATGAACGAGACCGATCTCGTTGAGAACCTCGGAACCATCGCGAAATCGGGAACCAAAGCGTTCTTGGAAAAACTCAGCGGCGATCAGAAAAAAGATTCCAAACTCATCGGTCAGTTCGGGGTCGGATTCTACGCGTCGTTCATGGTAGCGGACAAAGTCGAAGTTATTTCTCGCAAAGCGGGTGAAGAAAGCGCGTACAAATGGTCATCCATGGCGGGAAGCGAATACGATATCGAACCCGCAACACGCGATTCTCACGGTACGACGATCATCATGCATCTCAAAGACGATGAAGCGGAGTTCCTAGAAACGCACCGCATCGACTCTATCGTTAAAAAATACTCCAACCACATCCCGTTCCCGATCTTTATGGACAAAGAGGAGTGGGTAGCACCGGCAGAGGGTGAGGAAAAAGGTCACAACGAGATCGTTAACAAACAAATCAACAAGGCTAACGCTCTGTGGACAATAAGCAAAAACGACATCAGCGACGAAGAGTACAAAGATTTCTATTCGAGCATCGCGCATGATTCATCTGAGCCGCTTATTTGGATGCACAACAAAGCGGAGGGGGCGTTAGAGTACACTACCCTCTTCTACGTACCGTCTAAAGCGCCGATGGACTTGTACCGCGTTGATTACCAAAGCGGTATTAAACTCTACATCAACCGCGTCTTCATCACCGACGATGAAAAAGAGCTTATGCCGACCTACCTTCGTTTCCTTCGCGGGGTGATCGACTCTGCCGACCTTCCGCTCAACGTCAGCCGCGAAATCTTGCAAAGCAACCGCGTGATGGCGAAGATCAAAAACGCATCGGTCAAAAAAGTGTTGGGCGAGCTTGCTAAATTGGCGGAAAACGACACCGAAAAATACGACGCGTTCTATAAAGAGTTCGGAAACGTCCTCAAAGAGGGTCTTTACAGCGATTTCGGAAACCGTGAGAAAATCCTAGAGCTTCTCAAACTCAACACACTTAATGCTCACGAGCCGGTAATGTTCAGCAAATTCGTCGAGGGTGTCGATGCCGAGAAAAAAGAGATTTACTATATCACGGCAAAAATGTCTCTCCAAATGCTCAAAAACTCCCCTGCCCTAGAGCGTTTCAAAGCCAAAGGGATCGATGTGTTGGTGCTCAACGAAGAGATCGACACGATCGTATTCCCGATGGTGAGCGAGTACAACGACTATAAATTCGTCAACGTCACCGATGCGAAACTCGAAGAGTCCGAAGAGGAGAAAAAAGAGCACGAAGAGAAAGCGAAAAGCCTAGAGGGCTTCGTCGGACAGCTCCAAAATGCTCTTGGGGAAAACGTATCGAAAGTCGAAACGACCTTTGATCTCACCGAGTCAGCCGTATGTCTGAAAGTCGATAAAGAAGACCAAGGGTACATGATGGCGCAGATGATGAAACAGTTCGGAAACATGGGCGGGGATTTCCCGGCTCCGAAACCGATCCTCCAAATCAACCCGAACCATGAGTTGATCAAAAAACTCAGTGATTCAGCGGATATGAACCTCATCGACGATGCGGCGCATGTGTTGCTCGATCAAGCGAAACTCTATGAGGGAGAGACGCTTGCGGATACTGCAGGGTTTATTGCACGTCTTAATCGTATTATGGCGAAAGCGCTGTAA
- a CDS encoding type II toxin-antitoxin system RatA family toxin has protein sequence MKQIHSINSITIPFPAEEIWMILTDITSYSLWWPSNVKIKVLNITEDFIGSQVEVRPYGGIPFFCEFSECVTNAKLVMQYSGIYSGLGVWTLTETNGQTKLDYEINLEINNLFIHLLSYVVPVDTIHHNLMNEVLLGLENRLKNFVK, from the coding sequence ATGAAGCAAATACACTCCATAAATTCCATTACGATACCATTTCCAGCCGAAGAAATATGGATGATTCTTACAGATATTACATCTTATTCTCTTTGGTGGCCTTCGAATGTCAAAATTAAAGTCCTTAATATTACAGAAGATTTTATAGGTTCTCAGGTAGAAGTTAGACCTTACGGTGGAATACCATTTTTTTGTGAGTTCTCTGAGTGTGTTACCAATGCTAAACTTGTTATGCAATATTCAGGTATTTACTCCGGATTAGGTGTTTGGACACTTACAGAGACAAATGGCCAAACAAAACTAGATTATGAAATAAATTTAGAGATAAATAATCTATTTATCCATCTTTTATCCTATGTGGTTCCCGTTGATACAATACACCACAATCTAATGAATGAAGTGCTTTTGGGTTTGGAAAATAGGCTCAAAAATTTTGTAAAATAG
- a CDS encoding MarR family winged helix-turn-helix transcriptional regulator, with product MSICFLSLETSKIFNQLILDELSSQGFEGLSNALIVLFPYIDEYKGITTSTLASKIGYTRQAMHKNLIKLETLGYITFESGENKKEKAVVLTQKGSELMKKATVFIEKTQQELSGLLGEKGLQEYMEYQYKVVTFLTHKKSNNAQ from the coding sequence ATGTCAATCTGCTTTTTATCGTTAGAGACCAGTAAAATATTTAATCAGCTCATTCTGGATGAACTCTCATCTCAGGGATTTGAGGGGCTGAGCAATGCGTTGATCGTCCTGTTTCCCTACATCGACGAGTACAAAGGGATCACTACCAGTACCCTTGCGTCTAAAATCGGCTATACCCGACAGGCGATGCACAAGAATCTGATCAAACTTGAGACTCTGGGCTACATTACATTCGAGTCCGGAGAAAATAAAAAAGAGAAAGCGGTTGTATTGACCCAAAAAGGCTCTGAGCTAATGAAAAAAGCCACGGTATTCATCGAAAAGACCCAGCAGGAACTCTCCGGACTTTTGGGTGAAAAAGGGCTGCAGGAATATATGGAGTATCAATATAAAGTGGTCACTTTTCTTACTCATAAAAAATCGAATAACGCTCAGTAA
- the coaBC gene encoding bifunctional phosphopantothenoylcysteine decarboxylase/phosphopantothenate--cysteine ligase CoaBC, whose amino-acid sequence MEIPSNLLRGKKILLGVTGSIAAYKSLELLRLFIKAGAEVRVVMTPSAKKFVAPLSFEALSRNRVLDDTNESWADDFNHIKIAQWADLLVIAPVTANTIAKLANGIADTILTQCALAYPGIKLLAPSANTSMIQNPMIQASQKMLAIANYEIIATQTKELACQVVGDGAMAEPQEIFWQSARILLKNDFWSDRRVIVTGGGTIEKLDDVRTISNRSSGKMASALATALFLRGADVNLIATRFESNLPNTIHTIDVESSEEMGEYLTDSIRIAKKGKLSKASLIHDAPIALIQKEPFLFMAAAVSDYIPEHPQNGKLKKEIIGKHWNIPMKQNIDLLSTCNKEGIKTVAFKAETDTTVAANNAKKLLTNKRVDAVCLNVIDESNPFGSDTNRIDFITEGATVPLSTMDKLTLSLTLLDEAARL is encoded by the coding sequence ATGGAGATCCCGTCCAATCTTTTGAGAGGGAAAAAAATCCTCCTCGGTGTCACAGGGTCGATTGCGGCGTATAAATCGCTCGAACTCCTCCGACTCTTCATCAAAGCGGGTGCCGAGGTTCGGGTCGTAATGACTCCCTCCGCCAAAAAATTCGTAGCACCGCTCAGTTTCGAGGCATTAAGCCGCAACCGCGTTCTGGATGATACAAATGAGTCATGGGCAGATGATTTCAACCACATTAAGATCGCCCAGTGGGCGGATCTGCTCGTCATCGCCCCCGTTACCGCCAACACGATTGCCAAACTCGCCAACGGTATCGCCGATACGATCCTCACCCAGTGCGCCCTCGCCTATCCCGGGATCAAACTTCTCGCCCCCTCGGCCAATACCTCTATGATCCAAAACCCGATGATCCAAGCTTCCCAAAAAATGCTCGCCATCGCCAACTACGAGATCATCGCGACACAGACCAAAGAGCTTGCGTGTCAGGTCGTGGGTGACGGTGCCATGGCCGAACCGCAGGAGATTTTCTGGCAGAGTGCCCGTATTTTGCTTAAAAACGATTTTTGGAGCGATCGCCGTGTCATAGTGACTGGGGGCGGAACGATCGAAAAACTCGATGACGTACGCACCATCAGCAACCGCTCCAGCGGCAAAATGGCCTCCGCACTCGCAACCGCGCTGTTTTTACGGGGAGCGGACGTAAATCTGATCGCTACGCGCTTTGAATCTAATCTTCCGAATACGATCCATACCATCGATGTCGAAAGTTCCGAAGAGATGGGGGAATATCTCACCGATTCAATCCGCATCGCCAAAAAAGGGAAACTTTCCAAAGCTTCTCTCATCCATGACGCGCCGATAGCCTTAATCCAAAAAGAGCCTTTTTTGTTTATGGCGGCGGCGGTCAGCGATTATATCCCCGAGCATCCGCAAAACGGAAAACTCAAAAAAGAGATCATCGGAAAGCATTGGAATATCCCGATGAAACAGAATATCGATCTCTTGAGCACATGCAATAAAGAGGGGATAAAGACGGTTGCGTTCAAAGCCGAAACCGATACAACCGTTGCGGCGAACAATGCCAAAAAGCTCTTAACAAACAAGAGAGTCGATGCGGTCTGTCTGAATGTCATCGACGAGTCCAATCCGTTCGGCAGTGATACCAACCGGATCGACTTTATCACAGAAGGTGCTACCGTGCCGTTAAGCACAATGGATAAACTCACCCTTTCCCTCACCCTCTTGGACGAAGCGGCCCGTTTATGA
- a CDS encoding 2Fe-2S iron-sulfur cluster-binding protein, whose translation MYQVIFSEEFPGHGRERGFRASPADVLLAIAKNHNVQIPFDCEDGECGSCVVEVEELGEKSAFHMTDKELDKLMALGVITQAEADELTEKDVMCKYRLACQCKIWNDIKVKPYKK comes from the coding sequence ATGTATCAGGTTATTTTTTCAGAAGAGTTCCCGGGGCATGGAAGAGAACGAGGATTCAGAGCGTCACCTGCGGATGTCCTGCTTGCGATTGCCAAAAATCATAATGTACAAATCCCGTTTGACTGTGAAGACGGCGAGTGCGGAAGCTGTGTCGTAGAGGTCGAAGAGCTCGGCGAAAAAAGTGCATTTCATATGACCGACAAGGAACTCGATAAATTGATGGCTTTGGGTGTGATTACCCAGGCCGAAGCTGATGAATTGACCGAAAAAGACGTTATGTGCAAATACCGCCTCGCCTGTCAGTGCAAAATCTGGAATGACATCAAAGTCAAACCCTACAAAAAATAA
- a CDS encoding diguanylate cyclase: MYRQIVYFSIGWIVIVLCSFGWGYYNSSQKDEQNILKVSRAFFDQIVLTREWNAWHGGVYVYADEKTPPNPYLSKDPERDICLKNGKILTKINPAYMTRQISELAAQYNGAQIHITSLKPIRPANGPTPWERTALKMFETGVDEVGTFTDGHYRYMAPLILQKSCLQCHAEQGYKIGDVRGGISITLPYNRYASLWPRIAGYLAVTVTGLLFIQFFGRRLAKAYRMLEEQSIIDPLTEIPNRRFFMKRAKEEFQRAERDHTPIALIMVDIDYFKGFNDRYGHIEGDVTLKTVAETMKQQLRRPPDCIARYGGEEFVIMLPNTTPEGAAKVAELLRTEIEALKINNEASKCADVVTISLGVATAPHDGVSFEIQLKQADEALYAAKQNGRNRCENTIVEPTEKKISSVF; encoded by the coding sequence ATGTATCGTCAGATAGTATACTTTAGCATCGGTTGGATTGTTATCGTACTCTGTTCCTTCGGATGGGGATATTACAATAGCAGTCAGAAAGATGAGCAAAACATCCTAAAAGTGAGCCGTGCTTTCTTCGATCAGATTGTCCTCACCCGTGAGTGGAACGCTTGGCACGGCGGTGTCTATGTCTATGCTGATGAAAAGACTCCGCCCAATCCCTATCTTAGCAAAGACCCGGAGCGGGACATCTGCCTCAAAAACGGAAAAATACTGACCAAAATCAACCCCGCCTATATGACCCGTCAGATATCCGAGCTTGCCGCACAGTACAACGGAGCTCAAATTCACATTACAAGCCTCAAACCCATCCGGCCGGCAAACGGACCGACGCCATGGGAACGAACAGCCCTGAAAATGTTTGAAACGGGAGTCGATGAAGTGGGCACCTTTACCGACGGGCACTATCGCTACATGGCGCCCTTAATCTTGCAAAAAAGCTGCCTGCAGTGCCATGCGGAACAGGGATACAAAATTGGAGACGTCCGCGGCGGTATCAGCATCACCCTCCCCTACAACCGCTACGCTTCCCTCTGGCCGCGCATCGCCGGCTATCTGGCAGTCACCGTAACGGGACTCCTTTTTATCCAATTCTTCGGACGCCGCCTCGCCAAAGCCTACCGAATGCTCGAAGAACAGAGCATCATCGATCCCCTGACAGAGATCCCGAATCGCCGATTCTTCATGAAACGGGCCAAAGAGGAGTTTCAGCGCGCCGAACGCGACCATACCCCAATTGCTCTGATCATGGTCGATATCGACTATTTCAAGGGCTTTAACGACCGCTACGGCCACATAGAGGGAGACGTTACCCTAAAAACAGTGGCCGAAACGATGAAACAGCAGTTGCGTCGTCCGCCGGACTGTATCGCCCGTTACGGTGGGGAAGAATTCGTCATTATGCTCCCTAATACCACGCCGGAAGGAGCTGCCAAAGTTGCCGAGCTGCTGCGTACCGAAATCGAAGCCTTGAAGATCAACAACGAAGCGTCCAAGTGCGCCGACGTCGTGACCATCAGCCTCGGTGTCGCGACCGCTCCCCACGACGGCGTCTCTTTCGAAATCCAGCTCAAGCAGGCGGACGAAGCGCTCTACGCCGCCAAACAAAATGGGCGCAACCGCTGCGAGAATACGATCGTCGAGCCAACGGAGAAAAAAATATCGAGTGTTTTTTAA